The following coding sequences are from one Methanosarcina sp. WWM596 window:
- a CDS encoding tyrosine-type recombinase/integrase translates to MFKLADAENFLKSEELSECNREILSKYFRYLRHEGNSERTALNHMENMIWIAKALHECDLGKLTEDDLYLFFDALENYTYTDRAGKVKKYSEPTKETRKVSLKKFLKWNKNYELHEKIKCKRLKGKKLPEDIKCKEDIVKMIEAGSNSRDRAIIACFYESGARRGEQLSVKLKNVELDEYGAVITFPEGKTGARRVRLIFSAPYLREWLDDHPRKDDRDAPLWCTLDKNAGHMSVTGLVNVFNRCGEKAGIEKKVNPHSFRHDRATHLAANFTEQQLKMYLGWSPTSTQPATYVHLSGKNMDDAVLKMYGIKKAEDDPEFLKPGICPRCRELTTVNAKFCYKCGLPLTQEAATTLETIKTEYMQLSDLDEIREMKNALKQELEEISKLKEMMLKAGK, encoded by the coding sequence ATGTTTAAATTAGCGGATGCTGAAAACTTCCTAAAGTCTGAAGAGCTTTCAGAATGTAATCGGGAAATTTTGAGTAAGTATTTCAGATATTTGAGGCATGAAGGGAATAGCGAAAGAACAGCTTTAAACCATATGGAGAATATGATATGGATAGCGAAGGCTCTTCATGAGTGTGATCTAGGGAAACTTACAGAGGATGACCTTTATCTCTTTTTTGATGCTTTAGAAAACTACACTTACACAGACAGGGCAGGTAAGGTAAAGAAATATTCTGAGCCAACAAAGGAGACTCGAAAAGTATCTTTGAAGAAGTTCTTAAAATGGAACAAAAATTACGAGCTTCACGAAAAAATAAAGTGTAAGAGACTCAAAGGAAAGAAGCTTCCTGAAGACATCAAGTGTAAAGAAGATATTGTAAAAATGATTGAAGCAGGCAGCAATAGTCGGGACAGAGCTATCATAGCTTGTTTTTATGAGTCTGGCGCCAGAAGAGGAGAACAACTGTCTGTTAAGCTCAAAAATGTAGAGCTTGATGAGTACGGAGCTGTGATTACTTTCCCGGAAGGTAAAACTGGAGCTAGAAGGGTTAGATTGATTTTCTCTGCTCCATACCTGCGGGAATGGCTGGACGATCACCCAAGAAAGGACGATAGGGACGCACCTTTATGGTGTACACTGGACAAAAATGCTGGCCATATGTCTGTTACCGGACTTGTAAATGTGTTTAACAGGTGTGGAGAAAAGGCAGGTATTGAGAAGAAGGTGAATCCCCATTCCTTCCGACACGACAGAGCAACCCATTTGGCTGCAAATTTCACGGAACAACAGCTTAAAATGTATTTGGGCTGGTCTCCTACATCCACTCAACCGGCTACATACGTCCATTTGAGTGGGAAAAACATGGACGATGCTGTTTTAAAAATGTATGGTATTAAAAAAGCTGAGGATGACCCTGAATTTTTAAAGCCTGGAATATGTCCCCGATGCCGTGAGTTAACTACAGTAAATGCAAAGTTCTGTTATAAATGTGGGTTGCCTCTTACACAAGAAGCCGCAACAACATTAGAAACCATAAAAACTGAGTACATGCAGCTTTCAGATCTGGACGAAATTAGAGAGATGAAAAACGCATTAAAACAAGAACTTGAAGAGATTTCAAAGTTGAAGGAGATGATGCTTAAAGCTGGGAAATGA
- a CDS encoding N-6 DNA methylase: MTQEDIIQTILKDSNYNLSLFTADEIDSLRERIFIKQVRDKETTFVSCIVREKDIQLKPEEIVRQLFAMRLINEYGYPKSRMEFEYAVNFGREKKNTDIVIFDKDRPETSYIIVELKKPKLKDGKNQLRSYCNATGAPIGVWTNGGQISYYHRKDPNYFEDITDIPKANQELEDILSERFTLKDLVIKDKISNERKSLKDIILEMEDEVLANAGVDVFEEVFKLIFTKLYDEILSKRDKERIEDFLEDEMSDDERGDYDKLKETLSEINDKKFRVMEFRNTGQTETNLYLKIQSLFDDAKKKWPGVFPEGARFDLSPSHLSICVSSLQDVKLFNSNLLVIDEAFEYLVNKSAKGEKGQYFTPRHVIDMCVKMLNPIRGEYMIDTAAGSCGFPVHTIFHITGHLFTNAEISEEDKDDVLKIFGIDFDEKTVRVARTLNLIAGDGETNVLHLNSLDYERWKDKEKDIKWVNTYGKGYDRLERLAKNPTDKKQFQFDLLMANPPFAGDIKESRIIHKYELGFNLRGKAQSKVGRDILFIERNMDFLKPGGRMAIVLPQGRFNNTSDKYIRDFIAEHGRILAVVGLHQNTFKPHTGTKTSVLFIQKWDEILCPKKDDYPIFFAVSEKGGKDNSGDYEFVKNENGQLKLDKNGHLIVEHDLHNHGGELPDGIAEAFIDFARKENFSFWKEN; this comes from the coding sequence ATGACCCAAGAAGATATCATTCAAACTATACTTAAAGATAGCAATTATAATCTTTCTCTTTTTACAGCCGATGAAATAGATTCTTTGAGAGAAAGAATATTCATAAAACAAGTCAGAGACAAAGAAACTACTTTTGTATCCTGCATTGTTAGAGAGAAAGATATTCAACTCAAACCCGAAGAGATTGTCCGCCAGCTCTTTGCTATGCGTCTCATTAATGAATACGGGTATCCAAAAAGCCGAATGGAATTTGAATATGCGGTTAATTTTGGACGAGAAAAGAAAAATACTGACATTGTTATTTTTGATAAAGACCGACCTGAGACATCTTACATAATTGTTGAACTTAAAAAACCAAAACTAAAAGACGGAAAAAACCAGCTTCGTTCTTATTGTAATGCAACCGGGGCGCCGATAGGTGTTTGGACTAATGGAGGACAGATCTCCTATTACCATCGAAAAGATCCAAACTATTTTGAAGATATAACTGATATTCCAAAGGCCAATCAGGAATTAGAAGATATTCTCAGTGAGCGATTTACGCTAAAAGACCTTGTTATTAAAGATAAAATTTCAAATGAGCGCAAATCATTAAAAGATATCATTTTAGAAATGGAAGATGAAGTGCTGGCAAATGCCGGTGTAGATGTTTTCGAGGAAGTCTTTAAACTGATATTTACCAAACTTTATGATGAGATATTAAGTAAGAGAGACAAAGAACGAATCGAAGATTTTCTTGAAGATGAAATGAGTGATGATGAAAGGGGAGATTATGACAAGCTTAAAGAAACTCTCTCTGAAATAAACGATAAAAAATTCCGAGTTATGGAATTTCGTAATACAGGTCAAACAGAAACAAATCTTTATCTAAAAATTCAATCACTTTTTGATGATGCCAAAAAAAAATGGCCGGGAGTATTTCCAGAGGGTGCTAGATTTGATTTAAGCCCGAGTCATTTATCTATATGTGTTTCTAGCTTACAGGACGTTAAACTTTTTAACTCAAATCTGTTAGTGATTGATGAAGCTTTTGAGTATTTAGTCAATAAAAGTGCAAAAGGTGAAAAGGGACAGTATTTCACTCCACGCCATGTCATTGATATGTGTGTAAAGATGCTTAACCCTATTAGAGGCGAATACATGATAGATACTGCCGCCGGTAGTTGTGGTTTTCCGGTTCATACCATTTTCCATATTACAGGGCACCTTTTTACAAATGCTGAAATCTCAGAAGAAGACAAAGATGATGTACTAAAAATTTTTGGTATTGATTTTGATGAAAAGACCGTTAGAGTTGCCAGAACTTTAAATCTTATTGCAGGAGATGGCGAAACCAACGTATTACATCTAAATTCCCTCGATTACGAACGTTGGAAAGATAAAGAAAAGGATATTAAATGGGTGAATACTTATGGCAAAGGATACGACAGATTAGAACGTTTGGCAAAAAACCCAACTGATAAGAAACAATTCCAGTTTGATCTCTTAATGGCCAATCCACCTTTTGCTGGAGATATCAAAGAATCCCGCATTATTCACAAATATGAACTGGGATTTAATTTGAGAGGTAAGGCACAAAGCAAGGTCGGCCGTGATATCCTCTTTATAGAACGTAATATGGATTTCCTTAAACCTGGTGGGCGTATGGCAATTGTGTTACCTCAAGGACGGTTCAATAATACGTCTGATAAGTACATAAGGGATTTCATAGCTGAGCATGGCCGAATACTGGCCGTAGTAGGTCTCCATCAGAATACTTTTAAGCCTCATACAGGTACTAAAACAAGTGTTCTATTTATACAAAAATGGGATGAGATACTCTGCCCAAAGAAAGATGATTACCCCATTTTTTTTGCCGTGTCTGAGAAGGGTGGCAAGGATAATTCCGGAGATTATGAATTCGTCAAAAATGAGAACGGCCAACTGAAATTAGATAAAAATGGTCATTTAATCGTTGAACATGATTTACACAATCATGGTGGAGAGTTGCCCGACGGCATTGCAGAAGCATTTATAGACTTTGCCAGAAAAGAAAATTTCTCTTTTTGGAAGGAGAACTGA
- a CDS encoding DUF1249 domain-containing protein, translating into MKMRRTIYEMIFARLQQMGIIDESGEMQSDYMKFVSSGLMPLNVDKLASNTIALAHNGKQNGDVMADPDMEVRIYQELRMAEALTFRNDYMGIYQVVYPEPGKYYPKLKKELNDFLSDWLNNIINQSYVLAEKEGE; encoded by the coding sequence ATGAAAATGAGAAGAACAATATACGAAATGATTTTCGCAAGACTTCAGCAGATGGGAATTATCGACGAATCCGGGGAAATGCAATCTGATTATATGAAGTTTGTAAGCTCTGGTTTAATGCCTTTAAACGTGGATAAGCTCGCATCTAATACAATCGCGTTGGCACACAACGGAAAACAAAACGGGGATGTAATGGCGGACCCTGACATGGAAGTAAGGATTTATCAAGAATTGAGAATGGCTGAAGCTCTCACATTTAGAAATGATTACATGGGAATTTATCAAGTGGTTTATCCTGAACCTGGAAAATACTATCCTAAATTGAAAAAAGAGCTTAATGACTTTCTTAGTGATTGGCTCAATAATATCATCAATCAAAGTTATGTGCTGGCAGAGAAGGAGGGAGAATAA
- the istA gene encoding IS21 family transposase, protein MLKTEEWLLIRDLYSQGFSISEIAKQTGFDRKTVRKYLRLKTLPEPQKRSGRKSKLDPFKPYIQEKLKEGPYTAARLYREIKEMGFDGGKTIVKDFVQKVRPEQGIPAVLRYETKPGVQAQVDWGELGTVEVDGKVKKLFCFNMILGYSRMRYVEFTLSIDTPTLIQCHLNAFEYFGGFTQEILYDNMKQVVIKRALKSSDSEWNSQFEDFFKCFGFVPRLCRPYRPQTKGKIENMVGYVKRDFFLGRRFTSLEDLNGQVNRWLERVNSTVHGTTYQIPLERFKEENLSPLDQVPPYKVVHKETRKVSRDCYISFLGNKYSVPYRFAGRTAELRIFEGKLEIYVDHEKVCEHEILPGNCRVSRKKEHFQGLLSEILKENSKCKKGSQIPLKFSDPEVEKRSLDVYETFSEGGFE, encoded by the coding sequence ATGCTGAAAACGGAGGAATGGCTATTGATACGAGATTTGTATTCACAAGGCTTTAGCATCAGTGAAATCGCCAAACAAACAGGCTTTGACAGGAAAACTGTGAGGAAATATCTCCGACTGAAAACCTTGCCCGAACCCCAGAAACGTTCTGGAAGAAAGAGCAAGCTTGATCCTTTCAAACCTTACATACAAGAAAAACTCAAAGAAGGTCCCTATACTGCTGCTCGCCTCTATCGGGAAATCAAAGAAATGGGTTTTGATGGAGGAAAAACCATAGTCAAGGACTTCGTACAAAAAGTCCGACCTGAGCAGGGAATCCCTGCCGTACTCCGCTATGAAACAAAACCAGGTGTCCAGGCTCAGGTTGACTGGGGAGAGTTAGGAACAGTTGAGGTTGATGGAAAGGTAAAGAAACTCTTTTGTTTCAACATGATTCTTGGATATTCCAGAATGAGATATGTTGAATTTACACTGAGCATAGACACTCCAACTCTTATCCAGTGTCATCTGAATGCTTTTGAGTACTTTGGAGGATTTACACAGGAGATTCTATACGATAACATGAAACAGGTTGTTATCAAAAGAGCATTAAAATCATCAGATTCTGAATGGAACTCACAGTTTGAGGATTTCTTTAAATGCTTTGGTTTTGTTCCCCGGTTATGCAGGCCTTACAGGCCTCAAACAAAAGGCAAAATTGAAAATATGGTAGGGTATGTCAAAAGGGATTTCTTCCTTGGAAGAAGGTTTACATCTCTCGAAGACCTGAACGGCCAAGTTAACAGGTGGTTAGAAAGGGTAAATTCAACTGTCCACGGAACAACCTATCAAATCCCTCTTGAACGCTTTAAGGAGGAGAACCTGAGCCCTCTGGATCAGGTTCCTCCTTACAAAGTTGTCCATAAGGAGACCAGAAAGGTCTCCAGAGACTGTTATATTTCGTTCCTTGGAAATAAGTATTCTGTTCCTTACAGGTTTGCAGGAAGAACTGCAGAACTTCGAATATTTGAAGGAAAATTAGAGATTTATGTTGATCATGAGAAAGTCTGTGAACATGAAATCCTTCCTGGTAACTGTAGAGTTTCAAGGAAAAAGGAACATTTCCAGGGTCTACTGAGTGAGATTCTTAAAGAGAACTCAAAATGCAAAAAAGGCTCACAGATTCCGTTGAAGTTCTCAGATCCCGAAGTTGAAAAAAGGTCTCTTGATGTCTATGAAACATTCAGTGAAGGTGGTTTTGAATGA
- a CDS encoding phBC6A51 family helix-turn-helix protein: protein MENFKWTPLKYRAAFLLATELKKYYEIADMLGVTVQTLWNWRQNKEFSREVKRISDAETRAWLKSRARF from the coding sequence ATGGAAAATTTTAAATGGACTCCACTTAAGTACAGGGCGGCTTTTCTCCTGGCTACAGAGCTTAAGAAATACTATGAAATAGCTGATATGCTGGGGGTTACGGTTCAAACTCTCTGGAATTGGCGACAAAATAAGGAGTTTTCCAGGGAAGTAAAACGAATTTCAGACGCAGAAACAAGGGCATGGTTAAAGAGCAGAGCTAGATTTTAA
- a CDS encoding restriction endonuclease subunit S: MKYSIIQKQTEIEKQYMRLDPEFYHPSHLHLEKLLTKREYSLLGDLCNLFDGPFGSTLLADSYSSYGVPALRMQNITYRGLLNISNVEYISDDDADNLKKHIAYPGEVVVTKIGFLGYSTVLPKDFERYFFRREITRIKIKNKKALNPYYLATFFNTKYGRQQALRFSSGTTRDRILLINQRQMIIPLFSSEFQTQIQDICKSAYSKIGSSKQKYIDAQNLLLEELNLSDWKPEHRLSFVKNYSDIQQTDRLDAEYFQPKYDEIVTAIKNYSSGWDTLGNLVFVKKCIEVGSDEYSNEGIPFIRVSNLSPFEITEEKYISEKLYSELAPDEQTGISFIKSKCNQPKKGEILFSKDATPGLAYFLSEEPQRMIPSSGILRLKQKNRRVNPDYLALVLNSIIVKEQINRDVGGSVIIHWRPDQVKEALIPILDDGKQNIIQKEVAESFNLRKESIYLLECAKKAVELAIKEDENSATIWLKNERSATEVRH, translated from the coding sequence ATGAAGTACTCAATTATTCAAAAACAAACAGAAATTGAAAAACAGTATATGAGGCTTGATCCAGAGTTTTATCATCCTTCACACTTGCATCTTGAAAAATTGTTAACTAAAAGGGAATACTCTTTGCTCGGAGATCTCTGCAATTTATTTGATGGACCATTTGGATCAACCTTGTTGGCTGACTCTTATTCTTCATATGGTGTCCCAGCTTTAAGAATGCAAAATATCACATATAGAGGTCTATTGAATATAAGTAATGTTGAGTATATCTCAGATGATGATGCAGATAATCTAAAAAAACATATTGCATATCCGGGAGAAGTTGTTGTAACTAAAATTGGATTTTTAGGCTATTCTACAGTCCTTCCTAAAGACTTCGAACGATATTTTTTTAGACGTGAAATCACAAGAATAAAGATAAAAAATAAGAAAGCACTGAATCCATATTATTTAGCGACATTTTTTAACACCAAGTACGGTAGACAACAGGCCCTTAGATTCAGTAGTGGGACAACAAGAGATCGAATTTTGCTGATCAATCAAAGACAAATGATCATCCCCCTTTTTTCGTCTGAATTCCAGACTCAAATCCAAGATATTTGTAAATCCGCTTATTCAAAAATTGGATCATCAAAGCAGAAATATATTGACGCTCAAAATCTTCTCTTAGAAGAACTTAATCTTTCAGATTGGAAACCTGAGCATCGATTGAGCTTTGTCAAAAACTATTCAGACATTCAACAAACTGATCGTTTAGACGCAGAATACTTCCAACCTAAATATGATGAGATTGTTACAGCAATTAAAAATTATTCGAGTGGATGGGATACATTAGGCAATCTAGTTTTTGTAAAAAAATGTATTGAAGTCGGAAGTGACGAATATTCAAATGAAGGTATTCCATTTATTAGAGTAAGTAATCTCTCACCCTTTGAAATTACGGAAGAAAAATACATCTCTGAAAAGTTGTACTCTGAATTAGCCCCCGATGAGCAAACGGGAATTTCTTTTATAAAATCAAAATGTAACCAGCCCAAAAAGGGTGAAATACTTTTTAGTAAGGATGCAACCCCCGGTTTAGCCTATTTCTTGAGTGAAGAACCTCAGAGAATGATACCTTCTAGTGGGATATTACGACTTAAACAGAAAAACAGACGAGTCAATCCAGATTATTTAGCACTTGTGCTTAACTCTATCATTGTTAAAGAGCAAATAAATAGAGATGTAGGAGGGTCTGTCATTATTCATTGGAGACCCGATCAAGTAAAAGAAGCTTTAATACCTATTCTTGATGATGGCAAGCAAAATATAATTCAAAAAGAAGTAGCTGAATCCTTTAATTTACGAAAAGAATCTATATATCTACTGGAATGTGCAAAAAAAGCTGTTGAACTCGCAATTAAGGAGGATGAAAATTCAGCAACAATTTGGCTAAAAAATGAGAGGTCTGCTACAGAGGTGAGACATTGA
- the istB gene encoding IS21-like element helper ATPase IstB, with amino-acid sequence MNNFSYERLHSNLRYLKLNTIEELFDNYLEIAARDSKTTMEVLDYLFEQEKKRREAAAIERRMKIAAFPVKKTLDEFDFEFQLSIDKKVIEDLATLRFVHNAENVVLLGPPGVGKSHLAIALGIEAVKAGISVYFTNTGNLIERLKLANTEGTLEKKLRDLMKYKVLIVDEIGYLPFDEEGAHCLFQLISRRYEKCSTILTSNKSYGEWGEIFQDQVIAAAVLDRILHHSTTINIKGESYRLKERKKQGIKMGNMYQ; translated from the coding sequence ATGAACAACTTCAGCTATGAGAGACTTCACAGTAACCTGCGGTACCTGAAGCTGAATACTATTGAAGAGCTCTTTGACAACTACCTTGAAATTGCTGCAAGAGACAGCAAGACAACAATGGAAGTCCTTGATTATCTGTTTGAACAGGAAAAGAAACGCAGAGAAGCTGCTGCAATTGAGAGAAGGATGAAGATTGCAGCTTTTCCTGTGAAAAAGACGCTTGACGAATTCGATTTTGAGTTTCAGTTATCTATTGATAAAAAAGTCATAGAAGACCTTGCAACCTTGAGATTTGTTCATAATGCAGAAAACGTTGTTTTGCTCGGTCCTCCTGGCGTTGGAAAGTCGCATCTTGCAATTGCTCTTGGAATTGAAGCGGTAAAAGCAGGAATTTCGGTTTACTTTACCAATACAGGAAACCTTATTGAAAGGTTGAAATTAGCAAATACAGAAGGAACACTTGAAAAGAAACTCAGGGACTTGATGAAATATAAAGTGCTGATAGTTGATGAAATAGGATATCTCCCATTTGACGAAGAAGGAGCTCACTGCTTATTTCAGCTAATCTCCAGACGTTATGAAAAGTGTTCAACGATCCTGACATCAAACAAGTCATATGGAGAATGGGGAGAGATATTCCAGGATCAAGTAATAGCGGCTGCTGTGCTGGATCGCATACTCCATCATTCTACTACGATTAACATAAAAGGAGAGAGTTACAGGCTAAAGGAAAGGAAAAAACAGGGAATAAAAATGGGAAATATGTATCAGTGA
- a CDS encoding bifunctional DNA primase/polymerase, whose protein sequence is MISDNAILEAALNYTQMGLIVHPLLSPDAPEINPKTKKPQSPGKGVLIKAWESVEKPLTETEINKYWGPGRNPYFDKANIGLQCGKRSGILVVDVDDWNPAIWQELTEGMNSETWLMSSRTKSRGHIFFKYTEALKAQKHHDLGIEILSDGSNAVLPPSRHKSRQTYEFNRGLKTLEDIPEISEELITRLKALFAANNKLKVILQKCKPCLREKFKAHQEAPHVNDWHSSTGRQQTLAVMADLKANGANFEVLDLACKYIFREQYSREISEHELGPEGNKIKKPWKCNTIQRELGSITLDKNLNSKCDNCAFRGQHKQEEEKKTVSSNDFLDNAVKEMTAAEIELLKTNFSQRQLICNLPKDHFITQFVAYADRMSDGYREYKILAGFWLLSSIVQRKSKIDLATSVDGIHLNIWTTFLGLSSISRKTTIIEIARHFLAYAIGKPVTDTDYSLEGYLESLSQEPIKFMVNDEVSTTYQKMGQKYNAGYFEFECKIYDGSSQNKRLASGGKREQKTFDIKDPYVTKLTASTFAKFKRSITIPDFDSGFGFRYVYAAPTYEFNQRPLRLTTDEDITARSDLEKRIALLVRFFRDMPPFTMDIEPEAMQFYIDTDIDVNKQLAKASNQEFLASVWSRYGIYILKFAALIEIGKSTVSSKITLESMKIAAAMILDYFLPTICDVYNLLTVDPTNNMIDRIIEALKASNGICAHSDLLRKTKLKSREFHELILTMQESGQIEVISEKSPGNHKTQFFYRLIDCDAVRLSLDRVQVRQIPQVPQIPRVSNEEIQERIWENLKELKECTSTHLDVQTKQYNNSQILSNSPIENSVRYSGNLRNLDNLGNLPTNKSELSYYTDSSSNATAFSNRDSQDPKRHLKSDLSELERTKVDLIDYKRESQKYAEWIHSSLMDQFITDYMEDRQITKGRDYLTTLAHLCNNTKWKYPAGIFEGSF, encoded by the coding sequence ATGATCTCTGATAATGCAATTCTTGAAGCTGCATTAAATTATACCCAAATGGGCTTAATAGTTCATCCCTTGTTAAGCCCTGATGCCCCGGAAATAAACCCTAAAACTAAGAAGCCACAGAGCCCCGGGAAAGGTGTCTTAATCAAAGCATGGGAAAGTGTGGAGAAGCCATTAACCGAGACAGAAATTAATAAGTATTGGGGACCCGGGAGAAATCCATATTTTGATAAGGCCAATATAGGTTTACAATGTGGTAAAAGATCAGGGATTTTAGTTGTTGATGTGGACGACTGGAATCCTGCTATATGGCAGGAACTTACGGAAGGCATGAACTCAGAGACTTGGCTGATGTCAAGTAGGACAAAGAGCAGAGGACATATATTTTTTAAATACACTGAAGCCCTGAAAGCTCAGAAACATCACGACTTAGGGATCGAGATTTTATCAGATGGTAGTAACGCAGTTCTTCCTCCAAGCAGGCACAAAAGCAGGCAGACTTACGAATTTAACCGAGGGCTCAAGACCCTCGAAGATATCCCGGAAATCTCTGAAGAACTTATAACCCGGCTTAAGGCGTTATTCGCAGCTAACAACAAATTAAAGGTGATTCTACAGAAATGTAAACCATGTCTTCGGGAAAAGTTCAAAGCGCATCAAGAAGCCCCTCACGTCAATGATTGGCATAGCAGCACAGGCAGACAACAAACTTTAGCAGTGATGGCGGACCTTAAAGCAAATGGCGCTAATTTTGAAGTTCTTGATCTCGCATGCAAATATATTTTTAGAGAGCAGTATAGCAGGGAGATAAGCGAGCATGAGTTAGGACCTGAAGGAAATAAAATTAAGAAGCCCTGGAAATGTAATACAATCCAAAGGGAATTGGGAAGTATCACACTCGATAAAAATCTTAATTCAAAATGTGATAATTGCGCTTTCAGAGGGCAACATAAGCAAGAAGAGGAAAAGAAAACAGTTTCATCTAACGACTTCTTAGACAATGCAGTAAAAGAGATGACTGCAGCAGAGATTGAGCTGCTAAAAACGAATTTTTCACAGAGGCAGTTAATTTGTAACCTTCCTAAAGATCACTTCATCACGCAATTTGTTGCGTATGCTGACCGTATGTCTGATGGCTATAGGGAGTACAAAATATTAGCGGGTTTCTGGTTGCTATCTTCTATAGTGCAGCGTAAGTCTAAGATAGATTTAGCAACTTCAGTTGATGGTATTCACCTAAATATTTGGACTACTTTTTTAGGTCTATCTTCGATATCAAGAAAGACAACTATAATTGAAATAGCCCGGCATTTTTTAGCCTATGCGATTGGAAAGCCTGTCACAGATACAGATTATTCTCTTGAAGGATATCTGGAAAGCCTATCACAAGAACCTATTAAATTTATGGTTAATGATGAGGTGAGTACAACTTATCAGAAGATGGGCCAGAAATATAATGCAGGATATTTTGAGTTTGAATGCAAAATCTATGACGGAAGCAGTCAAAATAAAAGACTTGCTTCAGGTGGAAAAAGAGAGCAAAAAACCTTTGATATCAAGGACCCTTATGTTACAAAATTAACAGCATCTACATTTGCCAAATTTAAGAGAAGTATTACAATACCAGACTTTGATAGTGGATTTGGCTTTAGATATGTTTATGCGGCTCCAACATATGAATTTAATCAACGGCCGTTGAGGTTGACTACAGACGAGGATATCACAGCAAGAAGCGACCTAGAAAAACGAATCGCGTTACTTGTTAGGTTTTTTAGAGATATGCCTCCCTTCACTATGGATATTGAGCCGGAGGCTATGCAATTCTATATTGATACTGACATTGATGTTAATAAACAACTTGCAAAGGCTTCTAATCAAGAATTTTTAGCTTCTGTTTGGAGTAGGTACGGAATATACATTTTGAAATTTGCCGCACTGATCGAAATTGGAAAGTCTACAGTATCGAGTAAGATTACTTTAGAATCTATGAAAATTGCAGCTGCAATGATCCTTGATTACTTTTTGCCTACTATCTGTGATGTTTACAACCTTCTAACAGTTGATCCAACTAACAATATGATTGATAGGATTATTGAGGCTCTAAAGGCTTCTAACGGTATTTGTGCTCATTCGGATCTACTAAGGAAGACAAAATTAAAATCAAGAGAATTTCACGAGCTTATATTGACAATGCAGGAATCTGGGCAGATTGAAGTCATTTCTGAGAAAAGCCCAGGCAATCATAAAACTCAATTTTTTTATAGGTTAATTGACTGTGATGCTGTCAGGCTGAGCTTAGATAGGGTTCAAGTTCGCCAAATTCCCCAAGTTCCGCAAATTCCCAGAGTATCTAACGAGGAAATACAAGAGAGAATTTGGGAGAATTTGAAAGAATTAAAAGAGTGTACTTCTACACATCTAGATGTGCAAACAAAACAGTATAATAATTCTCAAATTCTCTCAAATTCACCTATTGAAAATAGTGTAAGATACTCTGGGAACTTGAGGAATTTGGATAATTTGGGGAATTTGCCAACAAATAAAAGTGAACTATCTTACTATACCGATAGTTCAAGCAATGCAACCGCGTTCAGTAATCGTGACTCACAAGACCCAAAAAGGCACTTGAAGTCTGATCTTTCAGAACTTGAACGGACAAAAGTTGACTTGATCGATTACAAACGCGAATCACAAAAATATGCTGAATGGATTCACAGCTCTCTAATGGACCAATTCATCACGGACTACATGGAAGACCGCCAAATCACCAAAGGCAGGGATTATTTGACTACACTTGCACACTTGTGCAACAATACTAAATGGAAGTATCCTGCAGGAATCTTTGAAGGGTCATTCTAA